In Cervus elaphus chromosome 16, mCerEla1.1, whole genome shotgun sequence, a single window of DNA contains:
- the ADAMDEC1 gene encoding ADAM DEC1, whose translation MSLVLLSILWLIIQTQAMTIRQTLESELYEVVHPKKLHILHKREIQNNQTEKHGKEERYEPELHYQMMLNGEEVILSLQKAEHLLGPDYTETYYSPGGEEITTRPQNMEHCYYKGHILNEKDSVASISTCDGLRGYFTHHDQRYMIKPLKSTDQEEHAVVTYNQEELNPANHTCGVRNVGRKQDLIRSSRSLKSPEGEEFLHAEKYIDLLLVLDNAFYKMYNENITVIRSFVFDVINLLNVIYNTIDVQVSLVGMEIWSNGDKIKVVHNTRATFNKFMNWHRSNLGKMKTHDHAQLLSGIGFKDRITGLAASNSLCTPSSVAVIEGKRKNSVSLVGVMSHELGHVLGMPDVPYNTKCPSGSCVMNEYLSSKFPKDFSTRSRSHFKKYMLSQKPRCLLQALVPKNMTKPVCGNQLLEVGEDCDCGSPEECTNPCCEAMTCMLKHEVNCGKETDE comes from the exons ATGTCTTTGGTCCTGCTCTCCATCCTCTGGCTCATCATTCAGACTCAAG CAATGACCATAAGACAAACACTTGAATCAGAGCTGTATGAAGTAGTTCATCCTAAGAAACTACACATTTTACACAAAAGAGAGATACAGAATAACCAAACAGAGAAGCATGGCAAAGAG GAAAGATATGAACCTGAACTTCACTATCAGATGATGTTAAATGGAGAAGAAGTCATTCTTTCCCTACAAAAAGCTGA GCATCTCCTGGGACCAGACTACACTGAAACATATTACTCACCCGGTGGAGAAGAAATCACCACAAGACCTCAGAACATG GAACACTGCTACTATAAAGGACACATCCTAAATGAAAAGGACTCTGTTGCCAGCATTAGTACTTGTGATGGATTGAG GGGCTATTTCACACATCATGATCAAAGATACATGATAAAGCCTCTGAAAAGCACAGACCAAGAAGAACACGCTGTAGTCACATACAACCAGGAGGAGCTCAACCCAGCTAATCACACCTGTGGTGTAAGAAACGTTGGCAGGAAACAGGACCTTATTCGAAGCTCAAGGTCACTCAAAAGTCCAGAG GGAGAAGAGTTTCTTCATGCTGAGAAATACATTGATCTGCTTTTGGTGCTGGATAATGCTTTT TATAAGATGTATAATGAGAACATAACTGTGATAAGAAGCTTTGTGTTTGATGTGATAAACCTGCTCAATGTG ATTTACAATACCATAGATGTTCAAGTGTCCTTGGTAGGTATGGAAATATGGTCTAATGGTGACAAGATAAAGGTGGTACACAACACACGTGCCACCTTTAACAAATTTATGAATTGGCATCGTTCTAACCTGGGAAAAATGAAGACCCATGACCATGCTCAGCTACTCAG TGGAATTGGCTTCAAAGATCGAATTACAGGACTGGCGGCCTCGAATTCCTTGTGCACCCCATCGTCCGTTGCTGTTATTGAG ggTAAGAGAAAGAACAGTGTCTCTCTTGTAGGAGTGATGTCACATGAATTGGGTCATGTCCTCGGTATGCCTGATGTTCCATATAACACCAAGTGTCCCTCTGGGAGTTGTGTGATGAATGAATATCTAAG TTCAAAATTCCCAAAGGATTTCAGTACACGCAGTcgctcacattttaaaaaatacatgctaTCTCAAAAGCCAAGATGCCTACTGCAAGCACTGGTTCCTAAAAATATGACAAAACCAGTGTGTGGGAACCAACTTTTGGAAGTAGGTGAAGACTGTGATTGTGGCTCTCCTGAG gaATGTACCAATCCTTGCTGTGAAGCCATGACCTGTATGTTAAAACATGAAGTTAATTGTGGAAAAGAGACTGACGAGTAA